GCACCGGCGCGAACGGCAAGTCGGTGTTCGTCAACACCCTGGCCACGATCCTGGGCGACTACGCCGCCAACGCGCCAATGGACACCTTCATGGAGACGCGTACCGACCGCCATCCGACCGACATGGCCAGTCTGCGTGGGGCGCGCTTCGTGGCCTCCATCGAGACCGAGCAAGGGCGGCGCTGGGCCGAATCCAAGGTCAAGAGCCTCACGGGCGGCGACAAGATCTCCGCGCGGTTCATGCGGCAGGACTTCTTCGAGTTCTGGCCGCAGTTCAAGCTTTTCGTCGCCGGCAACCACAAGCCCGCCATCCGCAACATCGACGAGGCGATGAAGCGGCGGCTGCACCTGATCCCCTTCACGATCACCGTGCCGCCCGAGCGGCGCGACAAACACCTGCAGCAGAAGTTGCTGGCCGAGCGGGACGGCATCCTGGCCTGGGCGCTGGAAGGGTGCCTGGCCTGGCAGCGCCTGGGCCGGCTCGATCCGCCGCCGCAGGTCGTGGCCGCCACCGAGGAGTACTTCGAAGCCGAGGACGCGCTGGGCCGCTGGCTGGAGGAGCGCTGCGTGCGCGAGGCCAATGCCAAGTCGCTGACGGCCGAACTGTTCACCGACTGGAAGCAGTGGGCGGAGGCCGCCGGCGAGTTCGTCGGCTCACAGCGCCGCTTCTCCGACCTCTTGATCACCCGCGGCGTCGAGAAATGGCGCAACGCCGCCGGCATCCGGGGCTTCCGTGGCGTGGGTCTCAAGCACCCGATGCAGCCCGCCTACACCCCCTATGCCGACGACTGAACACCCATGACCCCCTGCCGGACTGACGCATCTGACGCTGTACATCGTAAGTCTCTACGCGCGTGCGCGTGCGCGCGCCTCACGGGAGTAATCGATATCGTGCGTCGGATGCGTCAGTCCCCACCGAACGAGGACTGACACCATGCACACCACCCTGCTTGCCCTCGACCTGGGCACCACCACCGGCTGGGCGCTGCGCGACCGCACGGGCCGAATCACCAGCGGCACCGAAGCCTTCAAGCCCCGACGCTTCGAAGGCGGCGGCATGCGTTTCCTGCGCTTCAAGCACTGGCTCACCGAACTGAAGGCCCACGCCGACGGGATCGACGCGCTGGTCTTCGAGGAAGTGCGCCGCCACGTCTCGACCGACGCGGCGCACGTCTACGGCGGCTTCCTCGCCACGCTCACGGCCTGGTGCGAGCACCACGGCATTCCCTACCAGGGCGTGCCGGTGGGCACGATCAAGAAGCACGCCACCGGCTCTGGCCGCGCCGGCAAGGACGCGGTGATGGCGGCCGTGCGTGCGCGGGGCCACGCCCCGGCGGACGACGACGAGGCCGACGCCCTGGCGCTGCTGCACTGGGCCCTCCCGCTCCACGACGCGGCGCAGGAGGACTGAGATGATTGTTCCGACCCCAGGGACGTCCGCCCCGGTTTCAGGGCGGACACCGCGGGGCCTAGCGGATGAAGAGCCGATAGATCAGCTTGTTGACGAGACCGTACGGCGGATAAGCGAAGCGCGCGCCGTTGAAGCGCGGCTTCACGTACACGCTCTTGGCGTGCGAGAAGGTCAGGAAACCCTCCTTGCCGTGATAGCGACCGATACCCGACGGGCCGATGCCGCCGAAGGGCAGGTCGTCCTGGGCAATGTGCGAGAGCGTATCGTTGATGGAGACACCGCCCGCGTGCGTCTGCTCGAGCACCCGCCGTTGCCGCTGCTTGTCGTAATCGAAGTAGTACAGGGCCAAGGGGCGCGGATTGCGCCGCACGTACTCGAGCGCCTCGTCGAGACTGTCGTAGGGCACCACGGGCAGCAGCGGCCCGAAGATCTCCTCCTGTCGCACCAGCATGTCTTCCGTGGTGTCGAGCAGCAGCGTGAGCGGCAGCTTGCGCACGTCCTCCAGTTTCTCGGAGGCGGGGTTGATCTCGACGATACGCGCCCCCTTCTCGCGCGCGTCGCGCAGATACCTCGTCAGACGCTCGTACTGCCGGTCGTTGACGATGGCGGTGAAGTCCGGGTTGTCGCGCAGCGTTGGGTACATGCGCGAGACCCGGCGCTGGAAGGCCTCGACGAACCCGTCCACCCGGTCCGCGGGACAGAGCACGTAGTCCGGGGCGATGCAGGTCTGCCCGGCGTTGAGCGCCTTGCCGAAGGCGATGCGCTCGGCCGCGTGATCGAGCGGGACCGTGTCCGAGACGATCGCCGGCGACTTGCCGCCGAGCTCGAGGGTGACGGGGGTGAGGTGCTCGGCGGCGGCGCGCATCACCTGCCGCCCCACCGCCGTCGAGCCGGTGAAGAGCAGGTGATCGAAGGGCAGGCGCGTGAAGGCCTGCGCCACCTCCGCCTCGCCATGCACCATGGCGACGTGATCCTCGGGGAAGACCTCGCCCAGCATGGCCTCGAGGGTCTTGTTGGTGGCCGGGGTGAACTCGGACACCTTGATCATCGCCCGGTTGCCCGCGGCCAGCGCGGTCGCGAGCGGCTCCAGCACCAGCTGGATCGGGTAGTTCCAGGGCGCGATGATGCCCACCACCCCCAAGGGCTGGTACTGGACGAAAGCCTTGGCCGGCTGGAAAGCGGCCCCGACATGGCGCCGCTCGGGCTTCATCCACCGCCGGACGTTCTTGAGCTGGTAGTTGATCTGGCTGACCGTCGGCATGATGTCCGCGAGCATGGTCTCGTCGCGCGAACGGCAGCCGAAGTCTTCGTTGACGGCATCGGCCAGGCGCCCCTGATAGCGCAGGATCGCCGCCTTGAGCCGACGAAGGTTCTCGCGACGAACCTCGGCCGACGGCATGGGATCGCGGTCGAAGGCTCGCCGCTGGCTCTGGAAGACCTCCTGCATGCGGTCCATCTCGGACCGCGTCCGCTGGGCGTTCAGCGCCGTCACGCTCATCGTCGTTCCTCCCGCCAATCCACAGGTTCCCTCACTGGGCCGCCGCGACCGCCACGGTCGCGCTCGGCTCCCGGCCGCGCTTGCGGTCCTCGAGAATCATCTCCGCGCCCTTCTCGGCGATCGCGATGGTGGGCGCGTTGGTGTTGCCGCCGACGAGCGTGGGCATGATGGAGGCGTCGATGACGCGCAAACCCTCCATTCCGCGCACCCGCAGGCGCTCGTCGACCACGGCCGAGTCGTCCTGTCCCATCTTGCACGTCCCCACGGGGTGGTAAATGGTGTTCGCCTTCCGGCGCACGAAATCCCGGATCTCGTCGTCGCTCCGGACCCGTTCGCCGGGGAAGATCTCCGCCCCGCGGTAGGGATCGAAGGCCGGCTGAGCGAGCACCGCCCGCCCGACCTTGACCGCGCGCACCATCTTCTCCATGTCCTCCGGCGCCTCGAGGTAGTTGGGCTGGATGTGCGCCGGCTCGGCCGGGTCGGCGCTATTGAGCGAGATGTAGCCCCGGCTCTTCGGGCGGAGCTCGCAGATGTGCAGCGAATAGCCGTGGCCGAAGAGGAAGGGCAGGTTCAGGCCGTGGTTGTCGAGGCGCATCGCCGTGAGGTGGAACTGCAGATCGGGTATGGCCTGGTCGTCGCCGCTGCGCACGAAACCGCCGGCCTCGGCGCCGTTGGTGGCGAACATGCCCTGGCGCTTGCGCAGGTACTCGAACAGCGCGAAGACCCCCTTGTACAGGGAATCCAGGGCGAACCCGTACGAGACCGCCTTGCGGCACTTGTGCACGATCATGACATCGAGGTGATCCTGGAGGTTGCGGCCGACCCCCGGCAGCGAATGCCGGACCTCGATGCCGTGCCGCCGCAGCTCCTCGGCCGGCCCGATGCCGGAGAGCATCAGGAGCTGCGGCGAGTTGATGGCGCCCCCCGAGACGATCACCTCGGCGGCGGCGCGCAGGGTCTGCCGGACCCCGCGACGCCGGAGCTCGACCCCCACCGCGCGCCTGCCCTCGAGCAGGATCCGCGTGACCAGCGCGTCGGTGACGATATCCAGATTGGGACGGCTCTCGGCCTCGCGCAGGTAGGCCTGCGCCGCGCTCCAGCGCCGGCCGTTCTTCTGGGTGACCTCGTAGAGGCCCACCCCCTCCTGCTCGGGACCGTTGAAGTCGTCGTTGCGGGGATAGCCGGCCTGCACCCCCGCCTCGACGAAGGCCTTGGAGAGCTCGTTGGGCTTGCGCAAGCGGGCGACGTTGAGCGGCCCGCCGGTGCCGTGGTATTCGTCGCCCCCGGCCTCGCGGTTCTCGGCCTTGCGGAAGTAGGGCAGCAGCTCCTCGTAGCTCCACCCCCGGTTGCCCAGCTCGGCCCAGTGGTCGTAGTCCCAGCGGTGACCGCGGGTGTAGATCATCGCGTTGGTGGAGCTCGAGCCGCCCAGGGTCTTGCCGCGCGGCCAATAGAGGCGGCGATTGTCGAGATGGGGCTGTGGCTCGGTGTAGTAGCGCCAGTTCAGCTTGCGGCTCCACATCAGCGACAGGATGCCGATCGGCGTGTGGATGAGCGGGGACTTGTCCTTGGGCCCCGCCTCGATCAGACACACCCGCACGCTCGGATCCGCGCTGAGCCGGTTCGCCAGCACACAGCCCGCCGAACCCGCGCCGACAATGATGTAATCGTACATCGGCCTCCTCCTCCCATGGGGTATACGGATTTAAGGACACGCTGAACAAATCAGCATTTTACTGGAAATGAGCGAGAGTGACCGCATCGTCCGGCCCGGGGCCGTCGTGACGCGCGACGTTCCGCCCCATGCGGTCGTCGCCGGGAACCCTGCACAGATCGTCGGGTACACCGATGTCGCAGCTGCGGCCACCCAGATTGCCGCATCGCGTGCCCCGGAGAACCCCGGGGCCACGCCTAGCCGCGTGCGCGGTGTCACGCTGCACAAATTACCGAAGGTGCTCGATCTCCGCGGCAATCTCACCGTCGGCGAATTCGGACGCACCCTGCCTTTCGAGGCGCGCCGCTACTTCATGGTATTTGGTGTTCCCAATGCGGAAGTGCGCGGGGAACATGCGCATCGGACGTGTCACCAGTTCCTCGTCTGTGCGCACGGCAGTCTTTCGGTCGTGGCAGATGACGGTTCTATGCGTGAGGAGTTTGTGCTAGACGATCCCAGCGTTGGTCTCCATCTTCCACCGCTGACGTGGGGGATCCAGTACAAGTACTCGCCCGACGCAGTTCTGCTGGTATTTGCATCCGAGTACTACGACCCCGCCGAGTACATTAGGGACTATGGGGAGTTTCTGGAACTTGCGGCTGCGGGGAACATTCGATGAATGTGAACACGCGCATCCGCCGCCTGACCGAGGCCTACAGTACAGAGCAGCTGCATGATGTCTTGAGCAACGCAGGCATAGCAGGGCCACACTCATTCATTCGAGGGCTTGACGCCGACTACGACCGCGACGTACTCATCGGCCAGTGGCTGCGGCCGCTCACGGCAGCGGATGACCTGCGCTTCGTTGTGCACGTGGACCATAGCGAGGTGTGGGTCCTGGCGGAGAGGCTCCCCTGGGATTCCGAGTTCTTCGGCCTCGGAATGGCTAGGCTGAATGCGGTGGTGCGGCCGGGACGCACGGCTGCCACACGCGATGACGGTCGGGAGATGGCGCAGGCGTTGACGGCAGTCGCAGACCTGTTCAAGCAGCAGCGGATCGACTACGTGTTTGCTGCGGTCTCGCCTGCCGATCTCCCATTGATCCGTGCAATCTCGGCCAACGGGTTCGAGCTCATCGAGACGCGCTGTCACTACCATCGCGCCCTTTCGGGTCCACCGGCCCAGCGGTACGCCACGCGATTGGCCCGGCCTGAGGATGTGCCTTCGCTCGCGCGCGCGGCCCGCGTCATGGTCAATTCTTACGACCGCTTCCACGCCGATATCGCCATCGCTCCAGCGGCAGCTGACAGGCTCATGGAGCGTTGGGTCGAGGCATCCATTATGGATGGCTTCGCTGATGCGACGATCGTGCCCGACGAGCCCGAGCCCGAAGCATTCTGCACAGCCCGCTATCACCGGCAGCACTGGGAGGGCTGGAAACTTCGCCTTGCCCAACCCGTACTTAGTCGCCCCTGAAAAATTCATTTTCACGCCGCCCTTAGCCGCAGCTGGGCAGGGTTGGCGCCACTGGTCTCGGTTGGCCGCCGCTGGGCGAGCCACCGGCCGATGAGGCGCACGGCCGCAATGAGGCGCAAAAAAGCTCGCCTCAAGAAGGGCACGCCCTTCTTCGTGATCATGCGCAGCAGCCAGCGGATGTTGTAGCCCGCCGCGCACAGCACCGCGTGCAGCCGGTCACCCTGCTCGCCCTTGAGATGGCACCTGTCCATGCGGTGATCCTGCTTCAAGTGCCCGATGACCGGCTCGATGGCCTGGCGGCGCTTGAGCAGCTTGCGCTCCTCGTGCGTCAGGCGCTTGATCTTGCCGCGGTGCGCCAGGCGCACATCCGCAATGTCGGCTTCCACCCCGCGGTAGCCCAGATCGGCAAACGCTGTGCTGGGCTTGATGCCAGTGTCCTGCATCAGGATGGTGGCCTGCTCAATCTGGGCTTGCAGCGTGTGGCCGTCGTAGGGGTTGCCGTGGAAGGCCCGTGCGCCCAAGATCAGGCTGTGCTTCAAGGTGCTGACAATGCCGACCTTGACGCCGAACTCGTAAGGGCAGCGGGCCTTGCCCTTGTTGATGCACTCCACCTCCGGCGCGTGCCAGGCGTAGAGCTTGCGTCCCTCTTCGGTGGCCTTGCGGTTGGCGGTTTGCGCCACGATGCGCACAGCCTTGTTCAAGGTCTCACCGAGCGCTTCGCGTATGGCCTGCCCCAGGCGGGCAGCCTTGCGCTCGATCTCGCGCTGCAGTCTGGCCACGATGGTGCGCTGACGCTTGATGACCCGGCGCATGCGTGCGAACTGCCGCGCGTGCGCATAGCGTCCTGCCTTGCGGCTGAGGTCTTTGCCTTCCTTGGCAAAGGTCTGCTTCAAGGCGATGCCGGCTTGCTTGGCTGCTTGCACCAGCTTGGTGCGCGCGGTCTCGAGCAAGCGGCTGTCGGTCGGGTGCGCCACCGCCTTGGGTTGTACGGTGGTGTCCACCACCACGCGCTTGAGTTCCTGCGGCTTGATGAGTCCGGTTCCCACCGCCACGTTGATCGTCTGCGCCAGGAGTTCTTCCACCCCCTCCTCGCCCAGCAGCCGGCGAAACTTCACCAGCGTCGTGGCGTCGCACGGCCGGCGATGTTCAAAGTACGCCCGCCCCGAGAAGAACTGCCATGTGGGGGTTTCGCCCCAGCGCTCGACCACCCCTTCGTCCGACTCGTTGAAGGCGTGCTTCAGATACAGCAGCGCGATCATCACGCGCAGCGGCACGCGGGGTCGGCCTGCGTTGGACGCCCGAGCTGCGCGCACCGGAGATTCGCCAAAGAGGTCCAGATCGGGCATCGCGACACCTGCGCGCGCTTTGCGCATGAACAGGTGCGACAGCCTTGCTTCCAACTCCTGCCACGGCATGCGCGAGGTCAGCACCGCCAGCGGATGGCGCAGGTCGATCATCTGATCGAGCCGGGCGCGGAAGAAGTCCTCGGTGGCGGGGCAGGCAAACATCGAAAAACTCCCAGAAAACGGCGCATCAGACCATCAAATCTGGGGGAAATTGTACTCGCAAACAGACAATAACACACGAAAAATCATGAGGTTATGAATATTTCAGGGGCGACTAATTGTAATGGGGGGGCTGTCAATAGCAAGATGGCATATTGTCGCGGGGATGTATCAAAAATGTTGCATTGGCGAGGCTGCGACGGGGGGCCGTGCATGCGGGTTACCCCCAGCGGAGCCCCCAGTGGAGTGACCCATCGGGATTGCACTCCGGGTGTAGGGTTGGCATACTATGCCAATCTTTCCTGCAAGGAGATCGTCATGCCGACGCGCAATGTTGTCCTCACCGATCACCAGGCCGCGCTGGTAGAGCATTTGGTCGCCAGCGGCCGCTACCAGAACGCCAGCGAAGTGCTGCGCGAGGGCTTGCGTCTTGTCGAACAACGCGAGGCCGAGGACGCCAGCCGCCTCGAAGCGCTGCGCGCCGCCGCCAAGGCGGGCATCGCCGATATCGAAGCGGGACGCTACAAGACGTTCGATACCAAGGAATCCTTGCGCGCTCACCTGAAGGCCGTGACAGCCCAAACGCTCGCCCAAGCATGAGCGAGCCGTGGCGCGTTCGCCTGGCCGCCAGTGCCGAGGCCGATCTGCTCGACATCGCGGCGTGGACGGCGGAGCGCTTCGGTTCCCGGCAGGCTGGGTACTACGTCGACACCGTGACACAAGCCATCGAGGCCTTGCACGAGGGGCCCGACATCCTGGGGGCCAAAGCGAGGGACGACATCGCGCCCGGCATTCGCACCCTGCATGTGGCGCGGCAGGGCAGAAAGGGCCGTCACTTCGTCGTGTTCCGGGTTGCCCCGGGGCGAGTCATCGAGGTGCTCCGCCTGCTTCACGACAGTATGGATCTGTCGAGGCATTGGCCGAACGATGACGCTGAAATCCAGTGAGACCGTGAGCAGCGGGGCTACAGCGTGCTCCTGCGGGGGCGGCGTGAAACGGACAAACGCCCGAAACTTTCCGCACTGGCCCGAAGGATTGCGCAGGGGTTTGGAAAATGAGTTCGAAATCGGTGGTTGACTGCACCACCAATACCTAACGCCCAACCCTCATCGGTTGGGCGTTTTCATTTGCGGGTTCCGCGACACCATGCGGGGTTTGGCGGCGTTCCGCGTGTGCCACGCGGTAGTGGCAGGGTGGCCGGAAGTCGCCCGGTTCGACTCTCTTTCGCCCTCTTTTCTCTCGAAATCCGCGCCAACTTCTTTGCGGAAGCGCACGCAAATGGCCTTGTGGCCCAGTGACTTGCACGTGCGTCACTGCCATCGGTTGTCCATCGTGCTTGGATGAGCAAGGCATCAAGCCTGCACGGGGCTCAATGCTGCAGCACAGGGCATCGAGTACAGCCCCGGGCGCCCCTGCACGACCTGGACGAGGGCCCGGTATGCAACGAGTGGCCCTTCGGCTTCCGGCTTGCCCTTGTCGCGCGTCTTGACCTTGAACACGTCGATGGGCTTGGCGCTGTCGAGCCCGGCACGCCGCATGACCTGTTCGGCGGTGCGGGGCTCCCCCTTGAACGACCACAGGGCCTCGAACACTGCTGCCTGAGCCTCGGTCAGCCGGATCGGGCCGTGCGGCCAGTCGGGCAGCGTGACCCAGCGGAAATCCGCCGAGAAAGGCCCCTTCACTGGCGTCGTTGGATCGCTGGCCTGCGGGTCTGGCGGCTCACCCGGCAGGCCGATGAGCGCGATGCCGCCACCGTAGAGGGTGAAGCGATCTTCCAACGCCCACCACTGCACGCCCGGCCCGAAGGGCGCACCGCGCGTTTCGCGCGGTTTGGGTGTAATCACCCGAACGTCGCCACCGGTCACGCGCACCCGATCCAGCAGCGCTGGTTCTTGCCACAGCCTCACGATGTCGCGTGCGAGCAGCACCGGCGCGCGCCGGGATTCGCCCAGCCGCCACACGCCGTCACCAAGGTCGTCGATGCCGTCGCGGCTGTCGATCGCAAGGGCCAGGCGCAGCTTCTGGCGCAGCCAGTCCTCGTTCAACCGCAGCGCTGCGCCGTCCTGCGGCGAGACCGGCACCGGCCCGCAGTCCGGGCAGCGGCACAAGCGTCCGCCGCGCCCGTCGCCGAACACCGGCGCCCGATGCAGCGCACAA
The DNA window shown above is from Aerosticca soli and carries:
- a CDS encoding crossover junction endodeoxyribonuclease RuvC produces the protein MHTTLLALDLGTTTGWALRDRTGRITSGTEAFKPRRFEGGGMRFLRFKHWLTELKAHADGIDALVFEEVRRHVSTDAAHVYGGFLATLTAWCEHHGIPYQGVPVGTIKKHATGSGRAGKDAVMAAVRARGHAPADDDEADALALLHWALPLHDAAQED
- a CDS encoding coniferyl aldehyde dehydrogenase, translated to MSVTALNAQRTRSEMDRMQEVFQSQRRAFDRDPMPSAEVRRENLRRLKAAILRYQGRLADAVNEDFGCRSRDETMLADIMPTVSQINYQLKNVRRWMKPERRHVGAAFQPAKAFVQYQPLGVVGIIAPWNYPIQLVLEPLATALAAGNRAMIKVSEFTPATNKTLEAMLGEVFPEDHVAMVHGEAEVAQAFTRLPFDHLLFTGSTAVGRQVMRAAAEHLTPVTLELGGKSPAIVSDTVPLDHAAERIAFGKALNAGQTCIAPDYVLCPADRVDGFVEAFQRRVSRMYPTLRDNPDFTAIVNDRQYERLTRYLRDAREKGARIVEINPASEKLEDVRKLPLTLLLDTTEDMLVRQEEIFGPLLPVVPYDSLDEALEYVRRNPRPLALYYFDYDKQRQRRVLEQTHAGGVSINDTLSHIAQDDLPFGGIGPSGIGRYHGKEGFLTFSHAKSVYVKPRFNGARFAYPPYGLVNKLIYRLFIR
- a CDS encoding GMC family oxidoreductase; the protein is MYDYIIVGAGSAGCVLANRLSADPSVRVCLIEAGPKDKSPLIHTPIGILSLMWSRKLNWRYYTEPQPHLDNRRLYWPRGKTLGGSSSTNAMIYTRGHRWDYDHWAELGNRGWSYEELLPYFRKAENREAGGDEYHGTGGPLNVARLRKPNELSKAFVEAGVQAGYPRNDDFNGPEQEGVGLYEVTQKNGRRWSAAQAYLREAESRPNLDIVTDALVTRILLEGRRAVGVELRRRGVRQTLRAAAEVIVSGGAINSPQLLMLSGIGPAEELRRHGIEVRHSLPGVGRNLQDHLDVMIVHKCRKAVSYGFALDSLYKGVFALFEYLRKRQGMFATNGAEAGGFVRSGDDQAIPDLQFHLTAMRLDNHGLNLPFLFGHGYSLHICELRPKSRGYISLNSADPAEPAHIQPNYLEAPEDMEKMVRAVKVGRAVLAQPAFDPYRGAEIFPGERVRSDDEIRDFVRRKANTIYHPVGTCKMGQDDSAVVDERLRVRGMEGLRVIDASIMPTLVGGNTNAPTIAIAEKGAEMILEDRKRGREPSATVAVAAAQ
- a CDS encoding sugar 3,4-ketoisomerase, producing MSESDRIVRPGAVVTRDVPPHAVVAGNPAQIVGYTDVAAAATQIAASRAPENPGATPSRVRGVTLHKLPKVLDLRGNLTVGEFGRTLPFEARRYFMVFGVPNAEVRGEHAHRTCHQFLVCAHGSLSVVADDGSMREEFVLDDPSVGLHLPPLTWGIQYKYSPDAVLLVFASEYYDPAEYIRDYGEFLELAAAGNIR
- a CDS encoding IS5 family transposase, which produces MFACPATEDFFRARLDQMIDLRHPLAVLTSRMPWQELEARLSHLFMRKARAGVAMPDLDLFGESPVRAARASNAGRPRVPLRVMIALLYLKHAFNESDEGVVERWGETPTWQFFSGRAYFEHRRPCDATTLVKFRRLLGEEGVEELLAQTINVAVGTGLIKPQELKRVVVDTTVQPKAVAHPTDSRLLETARTKLVQAAKQAGIALKQTFAKEGKDLSRKAGRYAHARQFARMRRVIKRQRTIVARLQREIERKAARLGQAIREALGETLNKAVRIVAQTANRKATEEGRKLYAWHAPEVECINKGKARCPYEFGVKVGIVSTLKHSLILGARAFHGNPYDGHTLQAQIEQATILMQDTGIKPSTAFADLGYRGVEADIADVRLAHRGKIKRLTHEERKLLKRRQAIEPVIGHLKQDHRMDRCHLKGEQGDRLHAVLCAAGYNIRWLLRMITKKGVPFLRRAFLRLIAAVRLIGRWLAQRRPTETSGANPAQLRLRAA
- a CDS encoding type II toxin-antitoxin system ParD family antitoxin, which codes for MPTRNVVLTDHQAALVEHLVASGRYQNASEVLREGLRLVEQREAEDASRLEALRAAAKAGIADIEAGRYKTFDTKESLRAHLKAVTAQTLAQA
- a CDS encoding type II toxin-antitoxin system RelE/ParE family toxin, whose protein sequence is MSEPWRVRLAASAEADLLDIAAWTAERFGSRQAGYYVDTVTQAIEALHEGPDILGAKARDDIAPGIRTLHVARQGRKGRHFVVFRVAPGRVIEVLRLLHDSMDLSRHWPNDDAEIQ